ATTGCCCGCGTACTCCGTCAGGAGCGCGCTCCTGGCCCCGCCGCAGGGCCATGAACGGCCGCAGGCGCGACAGCCCCAGCGCGGACGCGACGGCACATGCTCATGGCCCATCCGACCGCGACAGCCCGCCGCAGTCGCCGGAGGACTCTGGTTGATGCTCACCGGCGGATTTCTCCTCGGGCCCGCTGCGCGAAGAACCGACGCCACACGTAGGTCAACAGCGGCGGATCCGCCGTTCCCGCCAGCACGGGTCCTGTCGACTCCGGTGGGCCGGGCCGCTCCTGCTGGCCCCTCGCGTAGCGGGAGACGTACACGGTCATGCCCGCTCCCCCGGCACGACGCGTCCTTCGCAGCGGTGGGTCCACCAAGGCCCGGTGGACCCACCGCTGCCGGCCGGCGGCTCGGGAGCGAGGTGACCGCCACCCGCCCACGCAGCCCTTCTGGCGGTACGCGGACGAGGAGTCATCAGTGCTGCCGGCGGATTTGCCGGTGACAGCAGTTGCGGAGGCGTCGGGTCGCGTTCCGGCCTGTCACCGCTCGGCATATCCATCCGAAGCTCCCTGCTCTGAGACTGCCGCTGACCTACCGGCGCGCCCTGGGAAGGCGGCCCGGTACACCCGCCCTCGCCCGAGGCAGGGCATGCGCGGAATGTCCTGTCGGTGCACCGCCGGTGCACCTGCGGTAACCCCATGTGCCGCTACGATCACCAGGCAGGAGACGGTCCCTGTCGGGAGGACGTGCGATGACTCCGATCACGACCTGGACCGGCCGGGACGCCACCGCCCTACGCCAAGCAGCGCGGATGAGCGTCACCGCCTTCGCCGAGCACCTGGGCGCGGCCCGCCGGACGGTGGCCAAGTGGAGCAGCCAGGGCGACAACGTCATCCCCCGCGCCGACATGCAAGCCGCGCTGGACACCGTGCTGACCCGTGCCACACCCGAGGTCCGCGAACGCTTCGCAGCCCTGCGGGCGACGGGCACCACGCCACCACGCCCCGGCCCAGATGCCGATACTGGTGAGGAGAGCCACCACAGCCCGGACTCGGATGGTGACGTGCAACGGCGAGACTTCCTGCGCAGCGCTGCGGTCAGCGTCGCCGAGCTGTACCACGTCGTCGGTAGCGTCCTGCTCAAGCTGGGCGACCGTGCAATGGCCCTGGTCGCCGCAGAGCGGAGCACCCGCGCCGCCGCGACGAGCCAGGACCCGGTGGCCGTCGCCGCGAGCGCACGGATCATGACCCATGCCCTGATGAGCAACAACCACGACGAGCAGGCCGTGACCCTCGCCGCAGACGCCGCCGGCGCACTCGACCGGGACACGGGCCTCGCGTCGACCGACGCGGTCGCCGTGTACGGCGCCCTCGTCCTACGCGGTGCCGTCGCCGCAGCCCGCCGCGACGACCGGGCCACCGCACACACCATGCTCGACGAAGCGACCCGCGCCGCGAGCCGACTCGGCTACGACGGCAACGACCGGTGGACCGGCTTCGGCGCCACCAACGTCCTGCTGCACCGGGTCAACATCGCCCTCACCCTCGGCGACGCCGGCACCGCCATCACCATCGCCCGCACCATCCCCTCGACAAGGTGACCCTCGCCGAACGCAAAGCCACGCTCTACGTCGACGTGGCCCGCGCCTACGCCCAGTGGGGACGCCACGAACAGGGTCTCAACGCCCTCCGCACCGCGTACGAGGTGGCACCCGAAGAGATCCGCTGCCGCCCAGCGGTCCACCGCCTCGCCAACGACCTCGCCCGCCTCACCACCGGCCCGGTACGCGCCGCCGTCGTCGACTTCACCCGGACCGTCGGGATCTCCCGGTGACCGCAGGGCACCTCCAGATCGTCGTCTGCGCCGCCGGCCCCGCACCCGACGTCACCACCCTGATCAACACCGCACACCAACGGTCCTGGACCACGGCGGTCACCGCCACACCCCACGCGATGGACTTCATCGACATTCCAGCCATCGAAAAGCTGACCGGCGCACCCGTGCGATCCGACTACCGGGCATCCCCGGGCGTCCGCCGCTCGCTACCCACCGCCGACGCACTGGTCATCGCACCCGCGACCTACAACTCGATCAACAAGATCGCCCTCGGCCTCGCCGACAACTACGCCATGACCACCATCGCCGAACTCATCGGACGACACGTTCCCACCGTCATCGTCCCCTTCGTCAACACCGCCCTCGCCACCCGACACTCCTACCGCCGCGCCGTCACCAACCTCCGCGACGAAGGCATACACCTCCTCCTCGGCCCCGAACACAACTGGGAACCACACCCACCCGGCACCGGCAACGACCGCCGGCTCGCATTCCCCTGGACCACGGCGTTCCACGCAGCCGCCGCACTCGCTGAGGAGAAACAGCCGCGGAAATAAGCAGCCCGGGGTCAACCCCGATCACATCCGTCGACCGACGGCCCGGTGCCCACACCACCCGGGCATGCGGCAAGATCATCAGACGGCGGCCGGAAGAACGCATAGGCGAGGCTGGGCGGCTCCGACGTCCACCCACATGCCGTTCGTCCACCGGCAGCCGGAACGGTCCAACGGCTCCCGAGCACCCACCGAGACACCGAACCACCGACAGAAACGCCAAAAGGCTCCGACCCAGGGTGAAACCCCAGGTCAGGGCCTTTTTGTGGTGCGCCGCCAGGGACTCGAACCCCGAACCCGCGGATTAAGAGGTTGATCTTGGTCGAGTCGTCTGGTCCAACGGGGCCGCGTGAGTCCATCTGTTCGCGGTCAGGCCCCAGCTTCACAGAACGGCGTCCAGCCCAGTCCATCGCGCGCTGGCCCCGTCCCATCGCGCGCGAGCACCCACGGAGACACCGCATGGATCATGACAAAAAGGCTGGCCACGGATCACGGTAGGCCCTGGGCCATGCTGGCGCAGAACCACTCACACTGGCTGGGCCCGCTCTCACTCACCGATCGGGGGCCACGCGTACCTGAACGTCCTACAACGACGGTCGGTCGAGCCATGTCTCGACGCTTGGTCGGCACCTAGAGTGTTGCGGTGCTGACCCTCGGCGTCGACCTCGCAGCGGCGGACAAACGTACGGCGATGGCGACCATCGAATGGCTGTCGGATCGCGCAGTGGTGCGAGACGTGGTTCTCGACGTGGGCGACGCCCAGATCGTCAAGGCCAGCCAGGACGCGGACAAGGTCGGGCTGGACTGCCCGCTCGGCTGGCCGGAACCCTTCGTCGCGCTCGTCACGGCCCACCGGTCCGGCCACGTCACCATCGCCGACGGCGATGCCGCGCGATGGCGGCGTCATCTGGCCTACCGGTTGACCGACGAGGTGGTACGCGAGACGACGGGCATCATTCCGCTCAGCGTCGCCGCGGACCGGATCGCTCATGCCGCTTTCCGGGGTGCCGGGCTGTTGGCGATGCTGGCCGCCGCCGGCCATGACGTCGACCGGTGCGGCGACGGCAAACTCGTCGAGGTCTACCCAGTTGCGGCCCTATGCCGCTGGGGGTTGACGTACCGCGGTTACAAGGGACGGGGCCAGAAGACGCAGCATGCCGACCTCGTGACCGCGCTCTGCGCGGCCGCACCCTGGCTGGAACTGGGCGCTTCCGATGCGCTGTGTCGACGCAGCCACGACGCCTTCGACGCGGTCGTCGCGGCCCTCAACGCACGTGCCGCCGCGACAGGCAGGGCGACCCGACCCGACGACGAGCAGCGGCAGGTCGCAGGGACCGAGGGCTGGATCGCCCTGCCCACGGGGCCGCTCAGCGACCTTGTCGACGGCACCGGCGCCGGCGGGAGGCGCTCATGACCTCGGGCTGAGTTGGCTGGACACGTCTCGCGAGGACCAGCAACGCATGCGCGAGTTGCTCAAGCTCTTCAGCGACACGGAGAGCCGGGACGAGTTGGGCGCCGGCCAGGTCCGCGACGCTTTCAGCGACCTGCTGTTCCCCGGCACGTCGGTCCTGCAGAACCGGGCACGGTATCTGTTGATCGTGCCCTGGTGCTACCAGGAGGCGCAGAAGCGTGGGCTACGTGGTGACCGCCTCGCCGCGCGGGTCGACCGCAACGAGCGGAAGGTGATCGCCGCGCTGCTGCGCGGCAGCGACACGGAGGGCATGATCGGCAGGCGCGCCGGAGTCGGGGTCCGCACCCTGCCCTCGAACATCTACGCCGTTGCTGCACAAGCGGATCATCGACAGATCGACTCCGGCTCGGCCAGTGCCACCGGGTCGTCCCACGCGCATCACCATCCGACCCAGGATGAAGGGCGGGATCGAGCAGGTGCGCCAGCAGAGTGCCAGGCATCGCGTTCCCTGGCTCGGAACGTGCTGCGCTTCGGCCGCCTGACCACAAGCGCGGACCAGGAGACCGACAATCGGCCGCTCGGCCCATAGGACTGCACCATGGGATCGATAACAATGAGGTCCGTCTTGGGGAGGTCATAGATGGTTGGGCTGTTCGACGGGTTCGAAGGCTATCGAGTGGTAAGCGAGGCCGAGTCGCGCCAGGCGTTGACCACCGCGCTAGTCGCGGTAGACGCAAACGTACTTCTCAACCTCTACCGCTACAACGCTCGGACGACGGCGGACCTGTTGACGATCTTCGAGAAGCTCGGTGACCGTCTCGTCGTTCCGTACCAGGCAATGCGCGAGTTCCACCGCAATCGGCTTCGGGCCATCGGCAATCCTGAACAAGCAACGGGAGAAGCGCGCGCCGCCTTGGAGAAGAGCCGGGCAACGGCAGCGCGGGCTCTCGAGACCTGGTCGAAGCACCTGGCCATCGACGACGCCGAACTGCAACGTTTGCATCTTGACATCGACGGCGTGTTCCAACGCCTGCGAGACGCGATCGACCGAGCCACGCCCGACCGCGTTCACCCCTCCACACCGGCCGACGCGGACCCGGTACTGAGCAGACTCTCCGAGCTCTTGTCCGGCAGGGTCCTCCCACGCCCCGAGGACAAGGTCTGGGACGCCCTGATCGCCGAGGGCAATCAGCGCGTCGACGAACTCATTCCTCCAGGCTATCTAGACGCAGAAAAGGGCGACCAGTATCCAGAGGGTGCTGCCGGCGACTTCCTCGTCTACCGACAGGCATGCCACGAGGCGAAAGCGCGGGACATGGACCTCATCATCGTCACGAACGACGAGAAGGAGGACTGGTGGTGGCGCCGTGGACCAGACATGATCGGCCCGCGACAGGAGATGACGAAAGAGTTCTTCGACAGCACGGGGCACCGCCTGTTCCTGATGCGGGCCAGTGACCTGCTGAACCGATCTCAGGCTCTCGATGTCGAGGTCAATCCCGAGTCCGCCAGAGACGCCGACGTCAACCGTGCAGACATCAATGAGCCTGGCAAGTGGACGGCTGAAGCGGTGGACATGCTGCTTCAGAAGCTACGCGGCGAAGGACGAAGCGACCTGGCCGACGTGATCACTGCCGCCGCGTCCGCAGGCGGCACCATCAGTCGCGAAGACATCTATACCCTCTGCGGCTACCGCGAGGATCGCATGCTGCGCGGGATCACCCGCCCAACCACCCGGATCACCGGCGACCTGCAGGCCGCGAGGATCCTGCCGCCCTCCGTGACACCGATGATGAAGCCGGTTTACATCGACGCAGGCGCCTTGAGTGCCATCCGAATCCCGTCGGAGGTCGTGGACATCCTCGATCCGAACTCAACACCGCCCAGCCCAGGGCTGGATACAGAAGCGGCCGGCAAGTACCAACCCCTTGCTGACTATCTGGCGGCGCTGGACAGCGAGTCGACATCGATGGCTTTCGGTGAGATCGAAGACATCCTCGGCGACACGCTCGCACCCTCTGCCCGCAAGCACCTCCCCTACTGGTACTCCCCGCAAAACTCACTGGGCAAAGCGGTAGCATCGGCGGGATTCAAGGCTCGCGGTGTACGGATCGAGACTGAAACGGTCGAGTTCGTCCGGCGCTCCTAGGCCAATCGACCTGAGATGGCCGACCGCCGCGACGGAACGTCTGCGACGGCCTTGCAAGTCCGAGTGACGCGGGCGGCGATAGTTGCTGTCGCCGCCTGTGACTCCGCGAAGTCCAGCCGCGTCCACAAGGGCTAGCGGCCCCTACGAATTTGTCAACACCGGCCACCCTGCAATGGAGCCAAAATACTTCGGAATACGGTTTGGTAGACCGGGCATCCCCACTGCCACTCCGCGCACTCGTGGACTGGCCCGATGGGGCAGGCACGCGACATGACACCCGAAGCCAGGGTACGACATTGGTCGATCGTGGCTGGCTCGAACGACTTTCGTCGCACCAGGTGCACCGGCCTTCTGCGGGCCGGGCGGTACCATACGACCTGCCGGTTCACCTCCCCCAACGCTACGCAGAACAGTTCATGCGACGGCTGTGGACACCGGGACGGAACTAGGCACGTTAGCCGAGAAAGGCCGAGATTTGGCACCCCGTCGTGTTGGTCGGATCGACGCTTTGACGGTTTCTACATGCTGGACGATCGCTGCGCCCACTGCTTGAGCCAGCTTCGGCGGCACCGCATTGCCGATGAGCCGCCCAAGAGGAGCGAACTGCACCGGGTTTCCGGGAGCGACGAACTCGTAGTCAGGCGGGAAACTCTGAAGGATCGCGGCTTCGCGCAGTGAGACGGCCCGGTCCTGTTCAGGATGGCCGAAGCGACCGGCTCCGAAGTTGTAGGACAGTGTCGTGATGGTGGGTGACGGCTCGTTCCACACCATGCGGGCATAGACGTTGCGGAAGGTGGATCCTGACGACCTACGATGACAGGGTGCGCGGAGCTCTTCCTGCCAGTCCTCCCAGGTGCCGCCTGGTTTCGAACTCTTGATTCTCTCCAGGTTGATCGGAGTCAGGCTACGGCTTTTGTGGAGACGATCAGCAGGGTCGGTCTCACCATGCCGAAGGGGTGGAAGACCGCCGATGGCTTGTTCGACGGTAGGGTAGTCGGCTACCCCGACTCCACCCTTGGGTACGCGGATCTCGCCGAGGAGAGAGGCGACGAGAACCATACGCCGTCGCTGTTGGGGCACTCCGTAGGCCGGGCAGTAGCAAGACTCGTACCGCACCCGGTAGCCGAGTTCCTCGAGCTTGGCGACGAATGTCTGGAAGATCGGAGTGCTGCCGATGCGGGGAACGTTCTCCATGGTGACGATCTCGGGCATGGCACCCTGGACCAGACGACTGACTTCGTCGATCAATGGCCACTGTGCTTCCTGCGACGTGTCGGTGCCGCGGCGGTACGAGGAGAACGGCTGGCAGGGTGCACATCCAGCCAGCACACGGATCGCCCCTTTCGGCCACATCGCGCTGAGTTCATCGGCGTCCAGGTCGCGTACGTCCTTCTTGCGGAAGGGGGCGCGGACATTGGCCTGATAGGGATACTCGCAGGCCGGATCGATGTCGAAACCTGCAGCGATACCGACACCAGCCTTCTTGAGCCCGTACGACAGGCCCCCCACGCCGCAGAACAGGTCGACTGCAGAGATCTTGACGGTACGCGGGGCCATGCCAGCGACTGTAGTGGGTCGACGGGCACCGGTACCGACTGGCTTCGAGGGTCGTACTTTCGACCCCGGTTCGGCGGCGGATGGTCGGATCACGGACAGCTACACGACAGGGATGGCTCCGGAGTGCTGGTCGACTGATAGGAATGCTCGCATCTGATCCCGACCGATGCCAGGCGCCACCGTCACGATCGGAGGGTCGAGACCCCGCCGCAGCTAGAACGCATGTTCGATTTGCCTGCTTTGTCACACTCCGGCTCTACGCTCGGATCCTCGTAGAGGGGGAGGGATTCATGGCTACGGCCACACGGTCTTCCACCAGCTTTCCGCCAGCCCTGGTCGACGAGTTGCGAGAGATCGTCGATCGCCACGACAGGAACCGGGTGCAGTCCCTGGTCACGGCGTTCGTCGCTCGCCATC
Above is a window of Micromonospora rifamycinica DNA encoding:
- a CDS encoding DNA cytosine methyltransferase, which translates into the protein MAPRTVKISAVDLFCGVGGLSYGLKKAGVGIAAGFDIDPACEYPYQANVRAPFRKKDVRDLDADELSAMWPKGAIRVLAGCAPCQPFSSYRRGTDTSQEAQWPLIDEVSRLVQGAMPEIVTMENVPRIGSTPIFQTFVAKLEELGYRVRYESCYCPAYGVPQQRRRMVLVASLLGEIRVPKGGVGVADYPTVEQAIGGLPPLRHGETDPADRLHKSRSLTPINLERIKSSKPGGTWEDWQEELRAPCHRRSSGSTFRNVYARMVWNEPSPTITTLSYNFGAGRFGHPEQDRAVSLREAAILQSFPPDYEFVAPGNPVQFAPLGRLIGNAVPPKLAQAVGAAIVQHVETVKASIRPTRRGAKSRPFSANVPSSVPVSTAVA
- a CDS encoding flavoprotein — protein: MTAGHLQIVVCAAGPAPDVTTLINTAHQRSWTTAVTATPHAMDFIDIPAIEKLTGAPVRSDYRASPGVRRSLPTADALVIAPATYNSINKIALGLADNYAMTTIAELIGRHVPTVIVPFVNTALATRHSYRRAVTNLRDEGIHLLLGPEHNWEPHPPGTGNDRRLAFPWTTAFHAAAALAEEKQPRK
- the amcA gene encoding multiple cyclophane-containing RiPP AmcA, which gives rise to MTVYVSRYARGQQERPGPPESTGPVLAGTADPPLLTYVWRRFFAQRARGEIRR
- a CDS encoding PIN-like domain-containing protein, which translates into the protein MVGLFDGFEGYRVVSEAESRQALTTALVAVDANVLLNLYRYNARTTADLLTIFEKLGDRLVVPYQAMREFHRNRLRAIGNPEQATGEARAALEKSRATAARALETWSKHLAIDDAELQRLHLDIDGVFQRLRDAIDRATPDRVHPSTPADADPVLSRLSELLSGRVLPRPEDKVWDALIAEGNQRVDELIPPGYLDAEKGDQYPEGAAGDFLVYRQACHEAKARDMDLIIVTNDEKEDWWWRRGPDMIGPRQEMTKEFFDSTGHRLFLMRASDLLNRSQALDVEVNPESARDADVNRADINEPGKWTAEAVDMLLQKLRGEGRSDLADVITAAASAGGTISREDIYTLCGYREDRMLRGITRPTTRITGDLQAARILPPSVTPMMKPVYIDAGALSAIRIPSEVVDILDPNSTPPSPGLDTEAAGKYQPLADYLAALDSESTSMAFGEIEDILGDTLAPSARKHLPYWYSPQNSLGKAVASAGFKARGVRIETETVEFVRRS
- a CDS encoding DUF429 domain-containing protein; its protein translation is MLTLGVDLAAADKRTAMATIEWLSDRAVVRDVVLDVGDAQIVKASQDADKVGLDCPLGWPEPFVALVTAHRSGHVTIADGDAARWRRHLAYRLTDEVVRETTGIIPLSVAADRIAHAAFRGAGLLAMLAAAGHDVDRCGDGKLVEVYPVAALCRWGLTYRGYKGRGQKTQHADLVTALCAAAPWLELGASDALCRRSHDAFDAVVAALNARAAATGRATRPDDEQRQVAGTEGWIALPTGPLSDLVDGTGAGGRRS
- a CDS encoding DUF6361 family protein: MRELLKLFSDTESRDELGAGQVRDAFSDLLFPGTSVLQNRARYLLIVPWCYQEAQKRGLRGDRLAARVDRNERKVIAALLRGSDTEGMIGRRAGVGVRTLPSNIYAVAAQADHRQIDSGSASATGSSHAHHHPTQDEGRDRAGAPAECQASRSLARNVLRFGRLTTSADQETDNRPLGP